GCCGGATTAGGACCAATGGCCGGGCCGGAAACTCCTGAAGGGGCAGCTATAGAAAATCTGAGAAATACTGCTACCAGAGTAGAGGTAGGAGAGTTTGATACTGGTTTTGGCAGAAATGCAATGGGAGCGGACTGGAAAAAAAGATTAGATAGTGCTACTGCTGCAAACCCGGGGCAATTTAATCATGTTGTGGTTATTCAGCCTGGAAAAGGGCATGGAATTAATTATTATGATGTATCGCCATGGCTGGTCAAACAAACCAGAAAGAATTATCCGGATACTTTATCTTTTCTTTATTATGATACTGACGGGGCATACAGAACAGGTTTTGGTCATGTCAGACTTGATGGCTTAAGTAAAGCAGGGAAAAAAGAGTTTAAAGTCATTAAGACTGGAAATACATTTGCTATTACAACAGGCAACAGGTCAGGTAGTGTAACGGGTAATATTACACTATATATTGATAAAGTTGATTTTACTAAGCCTGTAGTGATTACCTTAAATGGTACTGAAAAATATAATGGTGTGGTTCAGCAAAACTTAGGCACTATGATTGAAAGTATTGCACTGTTTGGAGATCCTAAAAGGATATTCACTGCCAGGGCGGATATTGCAATTAACTAAATATAAAGGCTGGCTATTGCAACATTCTTAAATTGTAATAGCCGGCCTTTTTATCTTGAATTATCCCCGTTTGTACTGGATCAGTACAGCGAGAATAAAACCTGTAAATACAACGGCCATACTGAAAGGGAAAATGTACAGCATTCCAAAATGACTGGCAACACCGCCTACCAGTGGACCGGTAAGTCCGAGTGATAAGTCTATGAATAATCCATAACCTCCCAATGCAGCTCCCTGGTTGGAAGCTGGTACTCTTTTAACGGCTTCTACACCAAGTGCCGGGAAGATCAGTGAAAAACCAAGTCCGGCTATACCTGCGCCTATAAGTGCAACATGAGGATTAGTAGCTAAAGATAGGATGAGCAAGCCTGTGGATTCCATGGCAAGACAGGCTATAGCTGTTTTCATCCCGCCATAGGTTTCTATAGAACGTCCGAATATCAGACGGCCAACTATAAAAAGGACACTAAAAACAGATAAGCATAAAACAGCGCCAGTCCAGTTTAAGGAAGAATAGTACAGGGTGATAAAGGTAGAAATTGTTCCAAATCCCAGACCACCAAGGGCAAGACAGATTCCGTAGGGAGATACTGTTTTAAGTACTTGCAGGAAGGGTTTTCTTGGTTCTTTATTATTTCCTTTTAAGGCTTTCTGACTTCTGGCATAGAAAAATCCGGTTACTCCGACTACGATTATCAGCAGACCAATACTGCCTATTCCGTAAGCATTATGAAGGATAACGCCCAGCGGAGCTCCAACAGCTAATGCACCGTAACTGGCAATACCGTTAAAAGAAATCGCTTTGCCGGTATGCTGGTCTCCAACAGCAATGATTGCCCAGTTAACGGGACTGGCACCAATCAGACCTTCGCCAAAACCGGTCATAAATCTGGTCAGTACAAGAACACCGAGACTCAGTGCAGGGATGTTTTGCAGATGATAAGCTACAAATAGTAGGATCCCACTTAAAGCAAATCCGCCCATGCCTATTAAGACTGCTGGTTTTGGTCCTTTTTTATCAACAATATTTCCGGCATATCCGCGGAATAAAAATGTAGTAACATATTGCAGACTGATCACTATACCTGCAATCATTGGGCTATAGCCAAGTTGATGATGAATAAAGACTGGTAATACGGCCAGTGACAATCCGATAGTGAAATATCCGAGAAAAGTAAATGCGACGAATTTAGTAATTGTAAGGCGGATGTTTGATGATGAAATCTCCGCAATTGTATATGCTTGCATAACGTTTATGTATCCTCAGGATAATTTGAGGTGATCCTGAGATGAAGGTGCAAAGTTAAAGAGATTTCAGAGTGAGTTGGTATTTGTAAAGTCATGAATGTGGATGATTACTTTGAGATGAAATTTAGGAGGAGGTTTGGTGAGATTTTTTTGTCTGGTAGATATAGGTTTGATTTTTAAGAAGTTAATAATAATTCAAAGTTTTTTTTGATTATCATTAATTAGGAAGACGGGTAGAGGAGAAATAATTTATATATTTATTGATTATATGATATGCTCTTTTTGTGAATAAATTATCGCAATTTATATTAGTTGCTTCTTTTATGCCCAGACTGACCGATATGAGGTAAAATATAGAGTAGGGGTAATACAACAGCTTACATTTTTATTGGACGGATTATCGGAAGCATTATATATATGTTATAAGAATTAACGTCTCATGAAATTAAGATATTCTGGTTTACTTTTTTCTTCCTTGTTGATGGTGACAGGTGGTGTGTTGGCACAGGTTCCTCAGGATACGGTGTTGAATGCATATACCGGCCAAACTGAGATTACCGCTAAACGGCGGATTACACTTAAGTCTGGATTTCGTATTCCTGCGGGAAAAAAAGTAAGGATTTATACTGGTGCAAGTTTTGGGAAATGGGTTACTATTTCGAGTAAGCCAAGTACTGATCAGAATTATATACTGACCAGGATATTTAAAAAGCCTGGTATAAAAGATGATGCTGCTGCGAGCTCGAATGCTTATAATACGGGTGAAGTTAACCAGAGTATACAATACTTTGATGGCTTGGGCCGTCCGCTACAAACGGTAACGGTACAGGGTAGTCCCAGTTTTGCTGATGTAGTGCAGCCTGTTGTTTATGATGCTTTTGGACGTGAGGCGGTAAAGTATCAGCCTTATGCTATTGGGAGCAACGGGGGTGGGTATCGAGGTAGCGGGGTAACTGAACAAGGGGCTTTCTATACAACGCCTCCGGCGGGTATCGCAGCAACAGCTAATGCTTATGGGGTAACTGTTTTTGAGTCTTCACCCTTGAACCGTGTTTTAGAACAGGGTGCACCTGGTGTTGCATGGCAACCAGTTGCTGGTAATACTACCGGGCATACTCAGAAGATTGAGTATGGAACTAATGCTGCTGAGGTAAAACTTTGGGTGGTGAATACAACTGGTGCCTCGGCTAGCTCTAATTATGCTGCAGGGACATTATATAAAACGACGACAAAAGATGAGAACTGGGTTGCTGCGGATTTAAAAGCAGGGACAGTAGATGAGTATAAAGATTTTGAAGGCAGAGTGGTTTTAAAACGTGTGTGGGAAAGTGACGCGCAAGGTCTTTCTACATATTATGTGTATGATGATCTGGGCAATTTGCGCTATGTATTGCCTCCGGGAGTTGGAAGTATCAGCACTTTTTCTGAGAGTGATGATGTCTATAAGCAGTTTATTTACGGGTATCATTATGATGGCAGGAAGAGACTGGTAGAAAAGAAAATTCCGGGCAAAGGTCAGGAATCTATGGTGTATAATACATTGGATCAGGTGATTTTGACCCGGGATGCGAATCAGGGAGCAGGTCAGTGGTTGTTTACCAAATATGATGCTTTTGGGCGGGTAGTGAGTTCGGGTATATATAGCGGAGAGAATGATAGAACTACTTTACAAGGAGTTGTCAATGCACAGACTGTACTTTGGGAGAAAAGAGTTGCTGGTGGTATAGGTTATGATAATCTTTCTTTTCCAGAGGTTTCTTCGATAAGTTCTTATCATGTGATCAATTATTATGATGATTATAGTTTTCCGGAGAATACTTTTGGTGAGCCATCAGGAAGCCAGATGAAGGGTGACCGGGTTAAATCGTTATTAACCGGGACTAAAGTGACTACTTTGGGGACGACAAATTCATTGCTTTCAGTTCATTATTATGATGATGAAGGTCGGGTGATTCAGAGCAAAAGTGAGAACCATCTGGGTGGAAAGGATATTATAGATAATACCTACAATTTTGCGGGTGAGCTGACAGCGAGTACACGTAGTCATACCACTGGTAGTACGACCACAGAGATTGCCAATCGTTATTTCTATGACCATATGGGGCGTAAGATTGCGACACTGGAAAAGATTAACAAGGATGCCGAAGTGGTGTTGAGTCAGCTGGATTATACTGAAACCGGACAGCTGCTGAAGAAACAGTTACATAGTACGGATAACGGATCGAACTATCTACAACATACAGATTATGCCTATAATGAAAGAGGCTGGTTGAACAAGGCTACAGGCAAAGAGTTCAATCTGCAGCTGAAATATACTGAGGGTGATGTGCCTCAATGGAATGGTAATATTTCTGGTCAGGTTTGGGGTAGAGGAGAAGGTAAATTTGATAATACGTTCAAATACAGTTATGATAAACTAAACAGGTTGACTTCAGCGGTATCACCAGGTTTGGGAGAGAACATCATTTATGATGTGATGGGAAATATCAAGATGCTGAACCGGGAAGGTCAAGTGATCAATAACTATAGTGGATATACCGGGAATCAGCTGACTAAAATAGAGGGGGCTACCAATAGCACTTATAGTTACGATAGCAATGGAAACTTAATCACGGATAGCGGGAAGGGGATAACGCTGACTTATAATTACCTGAATTTGCC
This portion of the Pedobacter lusitanus genome encodes:
- a CDS encoding MFS transporter → MQAYTIAEISSSNIRLTITKFVAFTFLGYFTIGLSLAVLPVFIHHQLGYSPMIAGIVISLQYVTTFLFRGYAGNIVDKKGPKPAVLIGMGGFALSGILLFVAYHLQNIPALSLGVLVLTRFMTGFGEGLIGASPVNWAIIAVGDQHTGKAISFNGIASYGALAVGAPLGVILHNAYGIGSIGLLIIVVGVTGFFYARSQKALKGNNKEPRKPFLQVLKTVSPYGICLALGGLGFGTISTFITLYYSSLNWTGAVLCLSVFSVLFIVGRLIFGRSIETYGGMKTAIACLAMESTGLLILSLATNPHVALIGAGIAGLGFSLIFPALGVEAVKRVPASNQGAALGGYGLFIDLSLGLTGPLVGGVASHFGMLYIFPFSMAVVFTGFILAVLIQYKRG
- a CDS encoding DUF6443 domain-containing protein, whose product is MKLRYSGLLFSSLLMVTGGVLAQVPQDTVLNAYTGQTEITAKRRITLKSGFRIPAGKKVRIYTGASFGKWVTISSKPSTDQNYILTRIFKKPGIKDDAAASSNAYNTGEVNQSIQYFDGLGRPLQTVTVQGSPSFADVVQPVVYDAFGREAVKYQPYAIGSNGGGYRGSGVTEQGAFYTTPPAGIAATANAYGVTVFESSPLNRVLEQGAPGVAWQPVAGNTTGHTQKIEYGTNAAEVKLWVVNTTGASASSNYAAGTLYKTTTKDENWVAADLKAGTVDEYKDFEGRVVLKRVWESDAQGLSTYYVYDDLGNLRYVLPPGVGSISTFSESDDVYKQFIYGYHYDGRKRLVEKKIPGKGQESMVYNTLDQVILTRDANQGAGQWLFTKYDAFGRVVSSGIYSGENDRTTLQGVVNAQTVLWEKRVAGGIGYDNLSFPEVSSISSYHVINYYDDYSFPENTFGEPSGSQMKGDRVKSLLTGTKVTTLGTTNSLLSVHYYDDEGRVIQSKSENHLGGKDIIDNTYNFAGELTASTRSHTTGSTTTEIANRYFYDHMGRKIATLEKINKDAEVVLSQLDYTETGQLLKKQLHSTDNGSNYLQHTDYAYNERGWLNKATGKEFNLQLKYTEGDVPQWNGNISGQVWGRGEGKFDNTFKYSYDKLNRLTSAVSPGLGENIIYDVMGNIKMLNREGQVINNYSGYTGNQLTKIEGATNSTYSYDSNGNLITDSGKGITLTYNYLNLPEKVTGNKTLSYTYDATGNKLRKTSGSEVTDYIGGIQHKTDGSIDFIATEEGLARNNGGTYSYEYNLSDHLGNVRYSFNKHPVTGLLQPIQSDDYYAFGLRKVVSAGTNKYLYNKKELQEELEEYDYGARFYDPVIGRWSVIDPKAQLLEMASPYVYALNSPSSFIDKDGELPIYIGGNTSNDSERNSKTYWDSQLLATIAGSGIPNPGHTAMFVDGNRYLYRFASKKEVRYSGLIEGQTAEGRREAGYEVGKGDFKRILSQLERDPKTGKIVEKIQIYTHSRGAAFGAGYTEALLEMIKQNASEFADAVHEIDYVLNMAPHQSDAIDAPADVKSYSIDHDWDMLSGDDMGNNIGFKTNTKSGSAGLSHKNMTFVNEVRAFISSFQGSNGDNSKLISNFIKQMSAYGINVTVN